A genomic stretch from Numida meleagris isolate 19003 breed g44 Domestic line chromosome 2, NumMel1.0, whole genome shotgun sequence includes:
- the LOC110393475 gene encoding uncharacterized protein LOC110393475 — translation MLRSKALNLLKSIHLMVDQTNVACKGINPAIASHGHRRDRRSVAFRQRYRTSACSKVMAEQELPGLLIMDIGGTHGVQESLAALLKKHFCVITMKELLENKKEMGKKIQSIFVSEFRPTIDQDLLESLPNLKVIGNSGVGVDHLDLKMISNFGVKVTNTPHAVADSTADIGMALMLASARRLVEGCQIAVSPDTKYFAADWLGVEVTRATLGIIGMGRIGYKVAQRARAFEMKILYHNRNRRSKEEEQAVGAHYSKMEDLLQQSDFVMLVVNLTAETEKLTGKKELGLMKPTATLINFSRGAVVDQDALVEALQNKIIKAAALDVTYPKPLPRNHPLLKLDNIMITPHIGTATVQATHMMAKEAIANMLSVLNCQ, via the exons ATGCTCAGGAGCAAAGCACTGAATTTGTTAAAATCTATTCACTTGATGGTTGACCAGACAAATGTGGCTTGTAAAGGTATTAATCCAGCTATTGCTTCTCATGGACATCGGCGTGACAGGAGAAGTGTGGCTTTCAGACAGAGGTACAGGACAAGCGCATGCTCCAAG GTCATGGCAGAACAGGAGTTGCCAGGTCTTTTGATTATGGATATTGGAGGAACTCACGGTGTGCAAGAAAGCCTTGCAGCACTTCTGAAGAAACACTTCTGCGTTATCACCATGAAAGAacttcttgaaaacaaaaaagaaatgggcAAAAAAATCCAGTCCATTTTTGTGTCTGAGTTCAGGCCAACTATCGACCAGGATCTTCTAGAAAGCCTGCCTAATTTAAAGGTCATTGGAAATTCTGGCGTTGGAGTGGATCACTTAGACTTGAAGATGATTTCTAACTTCGGCGTAAAAGTGACTAATACCCCACACGCTGTTGCTGACTCAACAGCAGACATAGGAATGGCCTTAATGCTGGCATCTGCCAGAAGACTAGTGGAAG GCTGCCAGATAGCAGTTTCTCCAGACACGAAGTATTTTGCTGCTGACTGGCTGGGAGTCGAAGTTACCAGGGCAACTCTTGGGATCATTGGAATGGGCAGAATCGGGTATAAAGTGGCTCAGAGAGCCAGAGCCTTTGAAATGAAGATCCTGTACCACAACAGGAACCGCAG gagcaaggaggaggagcaggctgtTGGTGCCCACTACAGCAAGATGGAAGATTTGCTGCAGCAATCTGACTTTGTTATGCTGGTTGTGAACCTGACAGCTGAGACTGAAAAGCTGACTGGGAAAAAGGAGCTGGGGCTGATGAAACCCACAGCCACTCTTATAAACTTCAGCCGAG GTGCAGTTGTTGATCAAGATGCATTGGTGGAAGCTCTCCAGAATAAGATCATTAAGGCTGCTGCTCTGGACGTGACATACCCCAAGCCTCTGCCAAG AAATCATCCGTTGTTAAAATTAGATAACATCATGATAACCCCACATATTGGAACTGCAACAGTTCAAGCCACCCACATGATGGCCAAAGAAGCAATAGCAAATATGCTGTCTGTTCTCAACTGTCAA